Genomic window (Alnus glutinosa chromosome 9, dhAlnGlut1.1, whole genome shotgun sequence):
TTaagtttattaattaattaacaatccCATCAACCAAGAATATAATTGTGCCATTTAATTAGCTCAAAGTTGTACGAATGGCTGCTTCTTCTAAGTCCAAGTTTTTCTGCTTAAaaggtataaatatatatatatatatatatatatatatatatatatatatatatggtgcttCTGAGGGGAATAAGATAACCAATGGCCCTTCCATGAGTTTATGTAGTTGTAATGTAAATCagatttaaggttttttttatgTAAGAGATGTTAGTTACTTTTTCTAAAAGAATTTTGCATTTGAAATTTCAATGGTGTTCATGATTGTAATCACCCTCTATGTTTTAATGGGACTGCATATCAGAGAGTGAATCTCAAACATGTTGAACTGTTTCTAATAATAATCAAAAGatactatatatagttttcatgattaaaattttattcagTACTTGTTCTATGGTATGATAAAAAGGTCTCACTAAAACAtgaaaaactaaactattttCTTTGTAATCCCCATCTTAATTTCCATTAATCTATCTTTTGTCCAGGACTAATCTTTTAACTTTGTGAGAGGTATTTCGACAAGTGCAAATGAGTTTTATAAGATGGGTAGCGACAAGTAGGTATGTTTGGTAAGTGGAATGGCCAGCTATTTCATTAAGAAGAATGAAtggattttattaaaaattagggttaaatagccTATACACCCGTGTGCTTttcgacctttattttttgccccatcagttttatttttttaccaaatttggtacttgtggtatgggaaaagaaggaaatggtacctccgtccaattttccatccaaaactaacgtccagccatgTCGTTCTATAGGTGTCGGCGTGCATGGGTGACATCGATTCCTGTGGTACAcctcagcgctgacgtggctatcattttttttaaaaaaattattattattattttaatgatttcttttatatattaaaaaataataaataaaaaaaaaaaaaaaaaaaaaatctggggtgGCCCAcaccctttgggccacatgggggtggctggctacccccattttggccaagggggtggccgacccGAGCTTTTTCCCTTTCTTCCCAAGATCACTCATCAAAACACCATAATTCACAAGCCGCGGTTTACACCCACGATACTCCATATCAAACATCATCTTTTTAGCTTCGGTATACTTTCCTACAGAGCACAAACCTTCCATCAATAACGCATATGTTACTGAATTCGGATATTTTCCTTTCTGCGTCATATCCTCAAGCAAGCTCATTGCTTTGTCCAAATAACCCTTTCTGGACAAAAACCCAATAAGACTATTATACGTCACCACACTGGGTTGCTCATTTCTCTCAAGCATTTGATCAAACAGCTTGCACGCTTGTTCCCACTCATCCTTTCTCAGCCACCCTTTGATCATTACATTAAACGAGACTGAATTCGGACGAAAACCCATCTTAGAAGAACGATCAAAAATCTCATTCGCATCGGAAAACCGGTCATTATCGACCAGTGCATTGAGGAGCGCATTAAGAGACTGCAAAGTACGGACACAATTAAACGAAGGCATTCTATGAAAAAGCTCAATGGCTTTGTCCACCAAATGGGTTTTCCCATAATGTTGAATCAAAGCAATGAAAAGGGTCTCTCTGCACCGAATATCTCGGTCCTGTATAAGACCAAGAATGGTCTCTACAGCTTCAAAGTTGCGAGAGCGAGCAAGCTTGTACACGAGAGCAGAGTAAGAGGGATAGTCGTGCTTGAAGCCCATTTGGTGATACTCGTGGAAGAGAGATAAGGCATCGTCTGGGTCTAGTACCTCCTTGACGCTGGTGACGAAAGGAATGGGTTTGCGAGGCCTTACGGTGGGTCTGTGAGGTCGTTGTTCATGGCGATGTTTGGTCTTGGGTTTAGAAGGACGAGTAGTGCGGTATGTTTGAGAAtggaagtgattgatgtaatcgCGAATTACAATTGGTTGTGTTTGATTGATTGCCTTCGTTCTTGAATGGATCATGGAAGCAGGAAGACGAGCTGAATTGCTTGCAACCCTTTTCAAAACCAGGGTTTAAGGGCAGTCTCGTGAAGAAATATTTGATAGTTCAAACTTCAAAGTTACTATTTTAACCTTATCAACCTTATGGATAATTGCATTACCGATCTTTggggttagcctaaattacgaatcattaCCTAttgtacaaaaagttcatgaaggaTCCTTgtaataaactataattacaaatcacttcctgaACCCGTTTTCCATCAACTAAGTTAACAAAGTCTGTTAGTGGATTACagtacaaatgatatttagaagttgtctcactatttatatgacgtggcaaactaacgaattctgttaacttggtagacGAAAAAcaggttcagggagtgattcgtaattatagtttactacaagaaccctccatgaactttttgtacaacagggagtgatttgtaatttaggccaaccctagggaccagtggtgcaattatctcttaACCTTATTTGGGAAGGAACATAGGTTGCCTCCCCCACATGCGGCGTTGAGGGTGGTAGGTTGATCATGGTGGTGTAGTGGCTTCGCAATAGCAAACAATAATATAATTACAACTCTTCTCAAATCAAGATTCTATCGATGAATCAAGGCAAAATGAATagaaaatcacttataaaatgtTTCATATTGATAAACTGATAGAAAATACATAAGCTGGAGATTAAAGCTatcttaataggcttatatagagaataaattcaaaaccctacaaaataataataataataataaaacaaaataaaaatattttgcaatacaaattaaataatacaaaacaacTTTTTCCTAGTAAACAGTGGAATTATGAAATGTTCGTAAAATGCAAAAGTGTAGCCCTCTAAAtaagctttccaacaccaccacGTTTGTCTCAATCTGATGTTAGAATCAtaagatatgattttttttaagtaaaacagGTCTAATAAAATACTGATAAAATTGGCCAAGAAGAatagttccaaaaataaaaacatatgaaAAATTCTTGAAATAGTTTCAAGAGATCAATGTATAAATCAACTATTAAAAGTGTGAGATCACATGTaagtttcacaaatttaattgtGGATAT
Coding sequences:
- the LOC133876839 gene encoding pentatricopeptide repeat-containing protein At1g07740, mitochondrial-like, giving the protein MIHSRTKAINQTQPIVIRDYINHFHSQTYRTTRPSKPKTKHRHEQRPHRPTVRPRKPIPFVTSVKEVLDPDDALSLFHEYHQMGFKHDYPSYSALVYKLARSRNFEAVETILGLIQDRDIRCRETLFIALIQHYGKTHLVDKAIELFHRMPSFNCVRTLQSLNALLNALVDNDRFSDANEIFDRSSKMGFRPNSVSFNVMIKGWLRKDEWEQACKLFDQMLERNEQPSVVTYNSLIGFLSRKGYLDKAMSLLEDMTQKGKYPNSVTYALLMEGLCSVGKYTEAKKMMFDMEYRGCKPRLVNYGVLMSDLGKKGKKLGPIKT